A section of the Gloeobacter violaceus PCC 7421 genome encodes:
- the psb35 gene encoding photosystem II assembly protein Psb35, which yields MVIFWALLAVGFVACVTIGSVAWYSSKRPAGWEGSEPPGWVNKITPKNLRDSGDGDGNG from the coding sequence ATGGTCATTTTTTGGGCTTTGCTGGCCGTCGGCTTTGTGGCGTGCGTGACCATCGGTTCGGTTGCCTGGTACAGCTCGAAGCGCCCGGCAGGTTGGGAAGGCAGCGAGCCCCCCGGTTGGGTGAACAAGATCACCCCCAAGAACCTGCGCGACAGCGGCGACGGCGACGGCAACGGCTAG
- a CDS encoding NAD(P)H-hydrate dehydratase yields MSGLCACTLVGAAQVQQLEAALFAAGMPVEALMEKAGLRLAAAIAADYPAGGYPRVGVLVGPGHNGGDALVVARELWLVGRSVQVFCPRPPIKPLARAHLDYFQSLGGRVHTGAVPEEPGVDLWVDGLFGFGLERPVAEPYAGLMAQVNASGVPVAAVDLPSGLSSETGEALGGLAVRAARTYCLGLWKRGLWQDAALDWLGVPVRLEIGFSEAQVRSVLGEDHRSARLLLPDAARAGLPLARPATAHKYSVGTLLAVAGSRQYGGAATLVALGARSGGPGMLYLALPESLADRVAARLPEAIVHPCPQAENGALADLPGVDLEKFDAVVCGPGLGKAEQALVLRLAREAAGALVLDADGLNLIAGQLEVLAQRAAPTVLTPHPGEFKRLFPDIALADRQGAARTAALRSHAWIVLKGARTVVASPSGQVWVNPGGSPALARGGSGDVLAGLLGALLAQCENPEPAVLGAVWWHAAAGEWLAARHTVLGVDAETLALGLLPFLAADGP; encoded by the coding sequence GTGAGCGGGCTTTGCGCCTGCACTCTCGTCGGTGCCGCCCAGGTGCAGCAGCTCGAAGCGGCGCTGTTTGCCGCGGGGATGCCCGTCGAAGCTTTGATGGAAAAAGCGGGCCTGCGGCTGGCGGCAGCGATTGCCGCCGACTATCCGGCCGGGGGTTATCCGCGGGTGGGGGTGCTCGTGGGTCCCGGCCACAACGGCGGCGACGCCCTGGTGGTGGCGCGCGAACTGTGGCTGGTCGGGCGATCGGTGCAGGTCTTTTGCCCGAGACCGCCCATCAAACCCCTCGCCCGGGCGCACCTTGATTACTTTCAGTCGCTGGGGGGCAGGGTGCACACCGGTGCAGTCCCTGAGGAGCCGGGGGTGGATTTGTGGGTCGACGGCCTGTTCGGCTTTGGTCTGGAGCGGCCCGTCGCCGAACCCTACGCCGGGCTGATGGCGCAGGTGAATGCCTCGGGGGTGCCGGTGGCCGCCGTCGATCTGCCCTCGGGGCTTTCGAGCGAGACCGGTGAGGCTCTGGGCGGCCTCGCGGTGCGGGCGGCGCGCACCTACTGCCTGGGTCTGTGGAAGCGGGGGCTGTGGCAGGATGCGGCGCTCGATTGGCTCGGGGTGCCTGTGCGCCTCGAGATCGGATTTAGCGAAGCGCAGGTGCGCTCGGTTCTGGGGGAGGATCACCGCTCGGCCCGGCTGCTGTTGCCCGATGCGGCCCGCGCCGGGCTGCCGTTGGCGCGCCCGGCCACAGCCCACAAGTACAGCGTCGGCACGCTGCTCGCGGTGGCGGGATCGCGCCAGTACGGGGGCGCTGCAACGCTGGTGGCGCTGGGGGCCCGCTCGGGCGGTCCCGGCATGCTCTATCTGGCCCTGCCCGAATCACTGGCGGACCGGGTGGCGGCGCGGCTGCCGGAGGCGATTGTTCATCCCTGCCCGCAAGCCGAAAACGGCGCCCTCGCCGATTTGCCGGGGGTAGACCTCGAAAAGTTCGATGCGGTGGTCTGCGGCCCGGGATTGGGCAAAGCCGAGCAGGCCCTGGTGCTTCGCCTGGCGCGCGAAGCAGCGGGCGCCCTGGTGCTCGACGCCGACGGTCTCAATTTGATTGCAGGTCAACTGGAGGTGCTTGCGCAGCGCGCGGCCCCGACAGTACTCACCCCGCACCCGGGGGAATTCAAGCGGCTTTTTCCGGACATTGCCCTTGCCGATCGCCAGGGAGCCGCCCGCACCGCCGCCCTTCGCTCCCACGCCTGGATCGTGCTCAAGGGGGCGCGCACGGTGGTCGCTTCCCCAAGCGGCCAGGTGTGGGTCAATCCCGGCGGCTCCCCCGCCCTCGCCCGCGGCGGTTCGGGCGATGTGCTCGCCGGGCTTCTCGGTGCCCTGCTCGCCCAGTGCGAGAATCCAGAACCCGCCGTGCTCGGCGCCGTCTGGTGGCACGCGGCGGCGGGAGAGTGGCTTGCCGCCCGACACACCGTCCTGGGCGTCGATGCGGAGACCCTCGCGTTGGGATTGCTGCCGTTTCTGGCGGCGGACGGCCCTTAA
- a CDS encoding DUF427 domain-containing protein, protein MVYPQRVEPKQGQESVWDYPRPPRLEPVAKRLRAILCGETIADTTHGYRVLETSHPPVYYLPPEDVRMEFLIRTPRSSFCEFKGVATYWTVKAGFKTAEDAAWGYENPTPEFMPMKGYLAFYANRMDECYVGDQKVTPQPGGFYGGWITSDIVGPFKGGAGTWGW, encoded by the coding sequence ATGGTGTATCCGCAGCGCGTTGAACCGAAACAAGGCCAGGAGTCTGTCTGGGACTATCCCCGGCCGCCCCGGCTGGAGCCCGTCGCCAAGCGGTTGCGTGCCATCCTTTGTGGCGAGACGATCGCCGATACCACCCATGGCTACCGGGTGCTGGAGACCAGCCATCCGCCGGTCTACTACCTGCCTCCCGAAGATGTCCGCATGGAATTTCTCATCCGCACTCCCCGCTCGTCATTTTGCGAATTTAAAGGGGTGGCCACCTACTGGACGGTCAAGGCGGGCTTCAAAACTGCCGAGGATGCGGCCTGGGGCTACGAGAATCCGACGCCCGAATTTATGCCCATGAAGGGCTATCTGGCGTTCTATGCCAACCGCATGGACGAGTGCTACGTGGGCGACCAGAAGGTGACACCCCAGCCGGGCGGCTTCTACGGCGGCTGGATCACCAGCGACATCGTCGGTCCCTTTAAGGGCGGCGCCGGCACCTGGGGCTGGTAG
- the clpS gene encoding ATP-dependent Clp protease adapter ClpS, giving the protein MSSATVTPTKPETSVKALKPWKVIVLNDDFNTFQHVANCLVKYIPHMHPDRAWKLTQQVHSEGRAIVWVGPLEQAELYHEQLSREGLTMAPLEQA; this is encoded by the coding sequence ATGTCGAGCGCCACTGTCACTCCGACCAAGCCGGAAACCAGCGTCAAGGCCCTCAAGCCCTGGAAGGTCATCGTCCTCAACGACGACTTCAATACTTTCCAGCACGTGGCCAACTGCCTGGTCAAGTACATCCCCCACATGCACCCCGATCGCGCCTGGAAGCTGACCCAACAGGTGCACAGCGAAGGGCGGGCGATTGTCTGGGTTGGCCCGCTCGAACAGGCGGAGCTTTACCACGAGCAACTGTCGCGCGAGGGACTGACGATGGCCCCCTTAGAGCAGGCTTAA
- a CDS encoding radical SAM/SPASM domain-containing protein, whose amino-acid sequence MQPSPFNVSIRRGDKHYIFNTFSGKLLQISHKDSEALDQYCNGIEAQISPELLLKLVVYRMLVADGEEEYALLQKRYQSSQQNPRHYAATIVTSLGCNFDCPYCYEAKSPSILTKETQIAFLQLLDEKLPTLNSFSVTWFGGEPLLGKNALLALSDQFIHRCESANVDYSATLITNGYLLDEKTCLQLRERNVYRAQVGLDGPPEIHNRMRPLASGSGSGTFDRIIENLRHAVEYLKISIRVNIDRHNFARAEDLLKILEANGLSGKLMVYLGRLVSIDDGIPTPSAAYHSCCLTNQEFAQIESAFMDTARRYKFAESWLPKSVGTPCTAVRTNEIVLGSKGELYKCWDSVGNPLEVIGHISDYNNCNTRLQKWLKYNPFTDAECRSCFALPVCMGGCAHYAMNPSHYDNRCDTFRYNHRERILAYIEAQEQKAASG is encoded by the coding sequence ATGCAGCCTTCTCCATTCAATGTTTCTATCCGTCGCGGAGATAAGCACTATATATTCAACACTTTTAGTGGAAAACTTCTTCAAATTAGCCACAAAGATAGCGAGGCGCTTGACCAATATTGTAATGGGATCGAGGCTCAAATTTCTCCCGAGCTTCTTTTGAAGCTTGTCGTCTATCGAATGTTAGTTGCAGATGGCGAAGAAGAATACGCTCTCCTGCAGAAGCGGTATCAGTCGAGCCAGCAAAATCCTCGCCACTATGCTGCAACAATAGTCACCAGCCTTGGGTGCAATTTCGACTGTCCTTACTGCTACGAAGCCAAGTCTCCTTCCATTTTAACCAAGGAAACTCAGATCGCCTTTTTGCAATTACTTGATGAAAAGCTTCCGACTCTTAATAGCTTTAGCGTCACTTGGTTCGGCGGTGAGCCTTTGCTTGGGAAAAATGCCCTGCTCGCGTTGTCTGATCAGTTTATACATCGCTGTGAATCCGCCAATGTTGACTATAGTGCTACCCTAATTACCAATGGTTATTTACTGGATGAAAAGACCTGCTTGCAGTTGAGAGAACGAAATGTTTATCGAGCACAGGTGGGGTTAGACGGCCCCCCTGAAATTCACAATCGTATGCGCCCGCTTGCGAGTGGTAGTGGTAGCGGTACGTTTGATCGGATCATTGAGAACCTGCGGCATGCAGTTGAGTATTTGAAAATCAGTATTCGTGTGAACATTGACCGCCACAACTTTGCTCGTGCTGAAGACCTGCTCAAGATTTTGGAAGCCAACGGATTAAGCGGCAAGCTCATGGTTTACTTGGGCCGACTCGTTTCCATTGATGATGGTATTCCTACCCCTTCTGCCGCGTATCACTCCTGTTGTTTGACCAATCAGGAATTTGCGCAGATTGAGTCAGCATTTATGGACACCGCCAGACGTTACAAATTCGCAGAATCCTGGTTGCCTAAATCCGTTGGTACACCCTGCACAGCAGTTCGCACAAACGAGATAGTTCTCGGCAGCAAAGGCGAACTTTACAAGTGTTGGGATTCAGTTGGAAATCCCCTGGAAGTTATTGGGCACATTAGTGATTACAACAATTGCAACACCAGGCTGCAAAAATGGCTGAAGTACAATCCCTTTACCGACGCCGAATGTAGAAGTTGTTTTGCACTGCCTGTCTGTATGGGAGGGTGCGCACATTATGCAATGAACCCCAGTCATTATGATAACCGCTGTGACACTTTCCGGTACAATCACCGCGAGCGGATCCTGGCTTACATCGAAGCGCAGGAGCAAAAAGCGGCGTCCGGCTGA
- a CDS encoding lysophospholipid acyltransferase family protein, which produces MLALPTLSPVDLAQWMLEAFGTQLRVRCERPLPAGEGCLLVVSSHRSFLDAPLLVRSMGSPVRLVCHHYLGQVPVVNELVRQLGGFHLGPAGQGWSTLFRQASRYLLSGTHVAIFPEGAQLIAAHSRPGQVATFRRGFAHLALRSGIEHLPIVPVAIVSKREASGPLVPLRLLSLFDGSEPMFQKAGWHPYVLYEQVELRVGAPRRIRPEEVARYRGGEAAVVTAALAAELENAARELTLPGGRHPC; this is translated from the coding sequence ATGCTCGCACTGCCCACCCTGTCCCCTGTCGATCTGGCCCAGTGGATGCTCGAAGCCTTCGGCACCCAACTGCGCGTGCGCTGCGAGCGGCCCTTGCCTGCGGGCGAAGGCTGCCTGCTGGTGGTCAGCAGCCACCGCAGTTTCTTGGACGCGCCGCTGTTGGTGCGCTCGATGGGCTCACCCGTGCGCCTGGTCTGTCACCACTACCTGGGCCAGGTACCGGTAGTCAACGAACTGGTCCGCCAGTTGGGCGGTTTTCACCTCGGTCCGGCGGGGCAGGGCTGGTCGACGCTGTTTCGCCAGGCGAGCCGCTATTTGCTGAGCGGTACCCACGTGGCCATCTTCCCGGAGGGGGCGCAGCTGATTGCCGCCCACAGTCGGCCGGGCCAGGTGGCGACCTTCAGGCGGGGTTTTGCCCATCTGGCTTTGCGCAGCGGCATCGAGCATCTGCCGATTGTGCCGGTGGCCATCGTCTCCAAGCGCGAAGCGAGCGGTCCTCTGGTACCCCTGCGGCTTCTGAGCCTCTTCGACGGCAGCGAACCGATGTTCCAGAAGGCGGGCTGGCATCCCTACGTGCTCTACGAACAGGTCGAATTGCGCGTCGGGGCGCCGCGCCGGATCCGCCCGGAGGAGGTTGCCCGCTACCGCGGCGGGGAGGCGGCTGTCGTCACCGCCGCCCTGGCGGCCGAGCTGGAAAATGCCGCGCGCGAGTTGACCCTCCCTGGAGGTCGCCACCCATGCTGA
- a CDS encoding eIF2A-related protein, producing the protein MPQGIRVSRTIRALTTGEGKLWLLLVGVNQYQDRALPPLRFCAPDCQGIGEALLEATRTFPNKQLLWHHDYATDLPTRKAVDASLERLIAEAGPQDTVLFYFCGHGAIDAASRQAVLCLADTRLADLCGSGLTMRRLLESLGRCRAAQQLVWLDACHSGGLSLRNREQTAEALPAGTILGMEELLRERAAQSRGFYALLACEQSQQSWEFPGLGHGVFTYFLIRGLRGEAANARGLIEMDGLYRYVYHQTLRYIDNINQQSRLENLQKLRRGGELHPEYALQVPKRIVEGVGELILGVRPTDPQPLHLRRALVINGLAGEEETPLALSKLLSQQGGFEVKYWNRRSGADPAQVREMLRSGLRLNSTLPTFASSAETLLIYLRGRLETSAEGESWLVLGDGVRVSLLWLRRQMHGQGGGQQLVVLDCPGSIEILEQWVEVLRVAPQRTQCLIAGAAADPEAFSRALLDALEASEPQGGLSAAKWASQLQQAVAGTGTGLFVELSGPPGVIEVLPTNLAASGEGVPMDLGVCPYMGLRAFGEEDAPYFYGRETLTQELLQHLAGESFLAVVGASGSGKSSVVHAGLVAQLRLGRQLPGSQSWWVQGFRPGAHPLEALSWRLADATDQHERHRRQQQIEGLLHLGADGLVQWLRTRPEPMVVLVVDQFEELFTLASATDRQIFLDVLLGALACAADRFKLVITVRADFIAPCLEVAALAPLVQAASALVPPCLSEEEYRSLIVKPAHKVGLGVEPELVEVLLQELNQSPGELPLLEFVLEQLWEKRQNSQLTLSAYQQEIGGLKGALETKAQAIYGALGPEGQACARWIFLSLTQLGEGTEDTRRRILRSELVVARYPEQLVSQTLQALTAAKLVVVGLSESTPAGRSRGSAPAAEPEPLDAFKQQVTVEVAHEVLIRYWSTLRWWLEENRARLRLQRQIEQAAALWKQRDQQPDFLLRGVRLAEAEEIYTHHSDELSHEVQAFIEACLEEKHKQKQQEKNQLRRAQMVALVMVVLGITASSFAALAYWQTQKSQLSEIAALNASAEGYLASHRELESLIASIKAEKLLQKTIGANEELRVQTESTLQGILGNISEFNRLVGHKSWISSIAHSPDGKAIASASADKTVKIWNSNGTSFKTLFTDTSDVRAVSYSPDGRLIATGNLNGGLNLWLAEGKWLRFIPAHVQRITGLSFSPDGQKIVTSSYDGTIKVWRINGKLIKTLTGHNDKVIDVAFSPDGKWIASASADKTVKVWRDDGILSKTLKGHTEQIESVTFSPNSQMIATASVDKTVKLWQLNGVLIRTVRGHTDGVYDVVFSQDGQTFATGSSDRTIMLWHVDGTLIRTLRGHSASVNSLSFGRSDRTLVTGGDDSNLRIWKLSNFNTSFQAFENPVRSIALGPQEQFLIAGGSDGTIKIWGNNGRQISTLRGHIRTVHDISISPDKKMIASAGWDKTIKLWHTSGELIQTLREHSRPVFSVAISPNGQYLVSAGADKNIIVWKADGTKLRVLKGHSSEVNRVFFTASGQEIISGGADGKLILWNIDGSKKRTIEDRGNSLRSLSISPDGRIIAVGSVDGHFKLWHKDGRLLWQTVAHETEIRSIAYSPDGALIATAAGNDIKLWKPNGTLFRILKSRAEAVNSVLFSSNSKIIYASDEKGQIITFSNWESRPDILIERGCEWLTNYLHSQRIAAKGDERLCKDSVAKQAAQSNPRFASTTFRSSAES; encoded by the coding sequence ATGCCGCAGGGAATCCGGGTTAGCCGCACCATCCGCGCCCTCACCACCGGCGAGGGCAAGCTCTGGCTATTGCTGGTCGGAGTCAATCAGTACCAGGACCGGGCTTTGCCGCCGTTGCGCTTTTGCGCCCCCGACTGCCAGGGTATCGGCGAAGCGCTGCTCGAAGCGACCCGCACTTTTCCGAACAAGCAGCTGTTGTGGCACCACGACTATGCAACCGACCTGCCGACGCGCAAGGCGGTCGACGCGAGCCTGGAGCGGCTCATCGCCGAGGCCGGCCCCCAGGACACGGTGCTGTTCTATTTCTGCGGCCACGGTGCCATCGACGCTGCAAGCAGGCAGGCGGTGCTCTGCCTGGCGGACACCCGCCTGGCGGATCTCTGCGGCAGCGGACTGACGATGCGGCGGTTGCTCGAAAGTCTGGGGCGCTGCCGGGCCGCCCAGCAGCTGGTCTGGCTCGACGCCTGCCACAGCGGCGGGCTGAGTTTGCGCAACCGGGAGCAGACCGCCGAGGCTCTGCCTGCCGGGACAATCTTGGGTATGGAGGAGTTGCTGCGCGAGCGTGCCGCCCAAAGCCGCGGCTTCTACGCGCTGCTAGCCTGTGAGCAATCCCAGCAGTCGTGGGAATTTCCAGGCCTGGGCCATGGGGTGTTCACTTACTTTTTGATCCGTGGCCTGCGCGGCGAGGCGGCCAACGCCCGCGGCCTCATTGAGATGGACGGGCTGTACCGCTACGTCTACCACCAGACGCTGCGCTACATCGACAACATCAACCAGCAGTCGCGCCTCGAAAATCTGCAGAAGCTGCGCCGCGGCGGCGAGTTGCACCCGGAGTACGCCCTGCAGGTACCCAAGCGCATTGTCGAAGGGGTAGGGGAGCTGATTTTGGGCGTGCGGCCCACCGATCCGCAGCCGCTCCACCTGCGGCGGGCTCTGGTCATCAACGGACTTGCGGGAGAGGAAGAAACACCCCTCGCCCTCAGCAAGTTACTTAGTCAGCAGGGCGGCTTCGAGGTGAAGTACTGGAACCGCCGCAGCGGGGCCGATCCGGCTCAGGTGCGCGAGATGCTCCGCTCGGGTCTTCGCCTGAACTCGACTTTGCCGACTTTTGCCTCCAGCGCCGAGACGCTGCTGATTTATTTGCGCGGGCGGCTGGAGACTAGTGCCGAGGGCGAAAGCTGGCTGGTGCTGGGCGATGGGGTGCGCGTGAGTTTGCTGTGGCTTCGCCGGCAGATGCACGGTCAGGGCGGCGGGCAGCAGCTGGTGGTGCTCGACTGTCCGGGCAGCATCGAGATTCTCGAACAATGGGTAGAAGTGCTGCGCGTCGCCCCCCAGCGCACCCAGTGCCTGATCGCCGGGGCGGCTGCCGATCCGGAGGCGTTTAGCCGAGCACTTTTGGACGCGTTGGAGGCGAGCGAGCCCCAGGGCGGTCTATCGGCGGCCAAGTGGGCCTCCCAACTACAGCAGGCGGTCGCGGGCACCGGGACAGGCTTGTTTGTGGAGCTGTCCGGGCCGCCCGGGGTGATCGAAGTATTGCCCACGAACCTGGCTGCTTCCGGCGAGGGCGTTCCCATGGACCTGGGGGTGTGCCCCTACATGGGCTTGCGCGCCTTCGGCGAGGAGGACGCCCCGTACTTCTACGGCCGCGAGACGCTTACCCAGGAATTGCTGCAGCATCTGGCGGGCGAATCGTTTCTGGCCGTGGTCGGAGCGAGCGGCTCGGGCAAGTCCTCGGTCGTCCATGCCGGGCTGGTCGCTCAACTGCGCCTGGGCAGGCAGTTACCCGGCTCCCAGAGCTGGTGGGTCCAGGGCTTCCGCCCCGGCGCCCATCCTCTCGAAGCGCTCAGTTGGCGCCTGGCGGACGCCACCGACCAGCACGAGCGGCACAGGCGGCAGCAGCAGATCGAAGGCTTGCTGCACCTGGGAGCGGACGGGCTGGTGCAGTGGCTGCGCACCCGGCCGGAGCCGATGGTGGTGCTGGTGGTCGATCAGTTCGAAGAACTTTTTACCCTCGCATCGGCTACAGACCGCCAGATATTTCTGGATGTGCTGCTGGGGGCACTTGCCTGTGCCGCCGACCGCTTCAAGCTGGTGATCACCGTGCGGGCGGATTTTATCGCCCCGTGCCTGGAGGTAGCCGCCCTCGCTCCGCTGGTCCAGGCGGCGAGCGCGCTGGTGCCCCCCTGTCTTAGCGAAGAAGAGTACCGCAGCCTCATCGTCAAGCCCGCCCACAAAGTTGGCCTTGGAGTCGAACCGGAACTGGTCGAGGTCCTACTGCAAGAACTCAACCAGTCGCCAGGCGAGTTGCCGCTGTTGGAATTTGTCCTGGAGCAACTCTGGGAAAAGCGCCAGAACAGTCAGCTCACCCTTAGCGCTTACCAGCAGGAAATCGGTGGCCTCAAAGGCGCCCTGGAGACCAAAGCCCAGGCGATCTACGGCGCGCTCGGGCCCGAGGGCCAGGCTTGCGCGCGTTGGATTTTCCTGTCGCTCACCCAACTGGGAGAAGGTACCGAGGATACCCGCAGGCGAATTCTCCGCTCCGAGCTGGTCGTGGCCAGATACCCCGAACAACTGGTCTCCCAGACACTGCAGGCTCTCACGGCAGCAAAGCTGGTGGTGGTGGGTCTCAGCGAGAGCACCCCCGCCGGGCGCAGCCGCGGAAGCGCTCCGGCCGCCGAACCCGAGCCGCTCGACGCGTTCAAGCAGCAGGTGACGGTGGAGGTGGCCCACGAAGTACTCATCCGCTACTGGTCGACACTGCGTTGGTGGCTCGAAGAAAACCGGGCGCGCCTCAGGCTTCAGCGGCAGATTGAGCAGGCTGCGGCCCTGTGGAAGCAAAGGGACCAACAGCCGGACTTTTTGCTGCGCGGTGTGCGCCTCGCGGAGGCCGAAGAAATCTACACCCATCACAGCGACGAGTTGTCGCACGAAGTTCAGGCTTTTATAGAAGCTTGCCTCGAGGAGAAGCACAAACAGAAACAGCAGGAGAAAAACCAACTGCGTCGGGCTCAAATGGTCGCGCTGGTAATGGTCGTGCTTGGGATCACTGCTTCAAGTTTTGCAGCCCTAGCGTACTGGCAAACGCAGAAATCACAGCTAAGTGAAATTGCAGCTCTCAATGCTTCCGCAGAGGGTTATCTGGCCTCTCACCGTGAACTCGAATCTTTGATCGCAAGCATCAAAGCTGAAAAACTACTTCAAAAAACCATCGGAGCCAATGAGGAACTCAGAGTTCAGACAGAAAGCACGCTGCAAGGAATTTTGGGAAATATCTCTGAATTCAATCGACTGGTAGGCCACAAAAGTTGGATCAGTAGTATTGCCCATAGCCCGGATGGCAAAGCAATCGCATCGGCAAGTGCTGACAAGACCGTTAAAATTTGGAATAGCAATGGTACTAGCTTCAAAACGCTATTCACAGATACCAGCGATGTGAGGGCTGTTAGCTACAGTCCAGACGGAAGGCTTATCGCAACAGGCAACCTGAATGGAGGTTTAAACCTTTGGCTTGCAGAAGGGAAGTGGTTGAGGTTTATTCCAGCACATGTTCAGAGAATCACCGGTTTATCCTTTAGCCCCGACGGACAGAAAATTGTTACTTCAAGCTACGATGGCACAATCAAAGTCTGGCGAATTAATGGAAAACTTATCAAAACATTAACTGGTCACAATGACAAAGTTATTGATGTAGCATTCAGCCCCGATGGCAAATGGATTGCCTCGGCATCGGCAGATAAAACCGTCAAAGTATGGCGTGATGACGGAATACTCTCTAAAACCCTCAAGGGTCACACTGAGCAGATAGAAAGCGTAACATTCAGTCCCAACAGTCAAATGATTGCGACTGCTAGTGTGGATAAAACAGTAAAACTCTGGCAACTAAATGGAGTTTTAATTCGCACAGTCAGAGGACATACCGATGGCGTGTATGATGTGGTGTTTAGTCAAGACGGACAAACCTTTGCCACTGGAAGTAGCGATCGAACTATCATGCTGTGGCATGTAGATGGGACACTGATAAGAACCTTGAGGGGCCATAGTGCCTCCGTGAACAGTCTAAGCTTTGGTCGCAGCGACAGAACCCTAGTGACAGGCGGTGATGACTCGAATTTGAGAATATGGAAACTGTCCAATTTTAATACATCATTTCAGGCATTTGAGAACCCAGTCAGAAGTATTGCGCTTGGCCCCCAAGAGCAGTTTCTCATTGCAGGAGGGAGTGATGGAACTATCAAAATATGGGGAAATAATGGAAGACAGATTTCCACACTCCGAGGGCATATCCGTACAGTCCACGATATTAGCATCAGCCCAGACAAGAAAATGATTGCCTCGGCAGGCTGGGATAAAACTATCAAGCTTTGGCACACAAGCGGAGAGTTGATTCAGACACTGCGAGAGCATTCTAGACCTGTATTTAGTGTCGCCATTAGCCCTAATGGTCAATATCTAGTCTCAGCTGGAGCTGATAAAAATATTATTGTGTGGAAAGCTGACGGTACAAAGCTTCGAGTTCTAAAAGGTCATTCTAGTGAAGTCAATAGAGTGTTTTTCACTGCCAGCGGGCAAGAAATAATTTCTGGGGGAGCAGACGGAAAACTTATTCTTTGGAACATTGATGGTTCCAAAAAAAGAACGATCGAAGATCGCGGCAATAGCCTTAGAAGTTTAAGTATAAGCCCGGATGGTAGAATAATTGCTGTCGGTAGCGTTGATGGCCATTTCAAGTTGTGGCACAAAGATGGAAGATTGCTTTGGCAAACTGTAGCCCACGAAACTGAGATACGCAGTATTGCGTATTCACCAGATGGAGCGTTGATCGCTACGGCCGCTGGCAATGATATCAAGCTTTGGAAGCCAAACGGTACACTTTTCCGTATTCTCAAAAGCAGAGCGGAAGCTGTGAACAGCGTACTGTTTAGCAGCAACAGCAAAATTATTTATGCCTCCGATGAAAAAGGTCAGATTATAACTTTTTCAAACTGGGAAAGCCGACCCGATATATTAATTGAAAGAGGCTGTGAATGGTTGACCAACTATCTTCACAGCCAGCGAATTGCTGCCAAAGGCGACGAACGACTGTGCAAAGACTCTGTTGCAAAGCAGGCAGCGCAAAGCAACCCACGTTTTGCAAGCACAACCTTTAGGAGCAGCGCAGAATCATGA
- a CDS encoding alpha/beta fold hydrolase, whose translation MLSERPLLVYLPGLDGTGKLFFQQEFKLAAYCDVTALSIPVDDRGEWPDLIARVDELIAAHPGRRIILCGESFGGCLAMIAAIERPEAFDRLVLVNPATSWRRQIWLNQGARWLALLPAVSLQVAAVVFLPFLSATNRLTPEDRRTLLATVRLVSRDTILHRLELMQRCDCDGQLHRLSMPTLLLGGRMDRLLPSVQEVQWLAERLPDARVEILPYSGHAALIEEELDLGAYLLKYGFVQEPYGREAHP comes from the coding sequence ATGCTGAGCGAGCGGCCTTTGCTGGTCTATTTGCCGGGCCTCGACGGCACGGGCAAGCTCTTTTTTCAGCAGGAGTTCAAGCTCGCTGCCTACTGCGACGTCACTGCCCTGTCGATTCCGGTGGACGACCGCGGCGAGTGGCCCGACCTGATTGCCCGGGTAGACGAGCTGATTGCCGCTCACCCCGGCCGCCGAATCATTTTGTGCGGCGAATCCTTCGGCGGGTGCCTGGCGATGATCGCAGCCATCGAGCGGCCGGAGGCTTTCGATCGGCTGGTGCTGGTCAACCCGGCCACCTCCTGGCGGCGGCAGATCTGGCTGAACCAGGGCGCGCGCTGGCTGGCCCTGCTGCCGGCGGTGTCGCTGCAGGTCGCCGCTGTGGTGTTTCTGCCGTTTTTGAGCGCCACCAACCGCCTTACCCCGGAGGACCGCCGCACGCTGCTGGCCACGGTGCGCCTGGTCTCGCGCGACACGATTCTCCACCGCCTCGAACTGATGCAGCGATGCGACTGCGACGGACAACTGCACCGGCTTTCGATGCCGACGCTGCTGTTGGGGGGACGGATGGACCGGTTGCTGCCCTCGGTACAGGAAGTGCAGTGGCTGGCCGAGCGACTGCCCGATGCGCGCGTCGAAATCTTGCCCTACAGCGGTCACGCCGCGCTGATCGAAGAAGAACTGGATCTGGGCGCTTACTTACTCAAGTATGGCTTCGTGCAAGAACCCTACGGCCGCGAGGCGCACCCGTAG